In Leptodactylus fuscus isolate aLepFus1 chromosome 2, aLepFus1.hap2, whole genome shotgun sequence, one genomic interval encodes:
- the KRT8 gene encoding keratin, type II cytoskeletal 8 — protein sequence MSIKMSKVTYRTSSSAVPRSTGFSSYSYSGAPAGSRVSSGSFTLGSSYGGGSRFGSGYRTAYGGAGAGSAGITQVSVNQSLLAPLNLEIDPTIQQVRTQEKEQIKTLNNKFASFIDKVRFLEQQNKMLETKWSLLQNQKTTRSNMDGMFEAYINTLRRQLDTLGQEKYRLENELGNMQGMVEDFKNKYEDEINKRTEMENEFVLLKKDVDEAYMNKVQLEAKLEGLTDEINFLRHLYEEELRELQSQISDTSVVLSMDNNRNLDLDSIIAEVKAQYEDIANKSRTEVESMYQMKYQELQASAGRHGDDLKNTKTEISELNRYITRLQSEIDALKAQRANLEAQIAEAEERGELALKDARSKLADLEAALQKAKQDMARQLREYQELMNVKLALDIEIATYRKLLEGEESRLESGIQNLSIQTKTTGYSGVSSGYSGGLSSGFGGGIGGGYGGSYVYSSSSSPLETSRTKRSIVVKTVETKDGRVLSESSDVFSKP from the exons ATGTCCATCAAGATGAGCAAAGTGACTTACCGCACGTCCAGCAGCGCCGTGCCCCGCAGCACCGGCTTCAGCAGCTACTCGTACAGCGGAGCTCCGGCCGGCAGCCGGGTCAGCAGCGGCTCCTTCACCCTGGGCTCCAGCTATGGAGGAGGCTCCCGGTTTGGCAGCGGCTACAGGACTGCCTATGGAGGTGCAGGTGCGGGCTCAGCTGGCATCACCCAGGTCAGCGTTAACCAGAGCCTGCTGGCCCCCCTCAACCTGGAGATCGACCCCACCATCCAGCAAGTCAGGACCCAGGAGAAGGAGCAGATCAAGACCCTCAACAACAAATTCGCTTCATTCATTGACAAG GTACGATTCCTAGAACAACAGAACAAGATGCTTGAAACAAAATGGAGCCTTCTCCAGAACCAGAAGACAACACGCAGTAACATGGATGGCATGTTCGAAGCCTACATCAACACCCTGCGGCGTCAGCTGGACACCCTGGGGCAGGAGAAATACCGCTTGGAAAATGAGCTTGGAAACATGCAGGGTATGGTGGAGGACTTCAAGAACAA ATATGAAGATGAAATCAACAAACGCACTGAAATGGAGAATGAATTTGTCCTATTAAAGAAG GACGTAGATGAGGCATACATGAACAAGGTGCAGCTGGAAGCCAAACTGGAGGGGCTGACAGATGAGATTAACTTCCTGCGCCATCTTTATGAGGAG GAACTTCGTGAGCTTCAGTCTCAGATCTCTGACACTTCAGTTGTTTTGTCTATGGACAACAATCGTAACCTTGACCTGGACAGCATCATTGCTGAAGTGAAGGCTCAGTATGAAGATATCGCCAACAAGAGCCGTACTGAGGTGGAGAGCATGTACCAGATGAAG TACCAGGAACTCCAGGCATCAGCTGGACGCCACGGGGATGATCTGAAGAACACCAAAACCGAGATTAGTGAACTCAACCGTTACATCACCCGGCTGCAGTCTGAGATTGATGCTCTTAAGGCCCAG CGTGCAAACCTTGAAGCACAGATCGCTGAGGCTGAAGAACGTGGAGAACTGGCACTGAAGGATGCCCGCTCAAAACTGGCTGATCTGGAGGCCGCTCTTCAGAAAGCCAAGCAGGACATGGCTCGCCAACTGAGAGAATACCAAGAACTGATGAATGTGAAGTTGGCTCTTGATATTGAGATTGCCACCTACAGGAAGCTGCTTGAAGGAGAAGAGAGCAG GTTGGAATCTGGTATCCAGAACCTCAGTATTCAGACCAAGACTACTGGCTATTCAG GTGTTAGCAGCGGCTACAGCGGTGGACTGTCCAGCGGATTCGGTGGAGGAATTGGCGGTGGATATGGAGGAAGCTATGTGTATTCCAGCAGTTCCTCTCCACTGGAAACATCTAGAACCAAACGCAGCATTGTAGTGAAGACAGTGGAAACCAAagatggaagagtactgtctgaATCTTCAGATGTCTTCTCAAAACCTTGA